One Spinacia oleracea cultivar Varoflay chromosome 4, BTI_SOV_V1, whole genome shotgun sequence DNA segment encodes these proteins:
- the LOC110801865 gene encoding cytochrome P450 72A552 isoform X2 produces the protein MSVLFAFGSVLLCIVILKWLWKLLNGLWLNPKRLEKCLKQQGLVGNSYKFLMGDMKESSTLRAQALNKPIPFTHDYYHRIQPFTHQILNNSCAGKNIYTWLGPVPTILITQPELIKDAFNRMNNFQKQRLNPYTQILSAGLPNYEGQKWAKHRKLLNPAFQLHKLKAGTWEKTNLNKWVTERIKRKLMNQMDLDSQDALLQTQ, from the exons ATGAGCGTTTTATTTGCATTTGGTAGTGTTCTGTTATGCATAGTGATACTAAAATGGTTATGGAAATTACTAAATGGGTTATGGTTAAATCCCAAAAGGCTAGAGAAATGTCTAAAGCAACAAGGCCTTGTTGGTAATTCCTACAAATTTTTGATGGGAGATATGAAAGAAAGCTCTACTTTGCGTGCTCAAGCTTTGAACAAACCCATTCCTTTTACTCATGATTACTACCATCGTATTCAGCCTTTCACCCATCAGATTCTCAACAATTCTT GTGCAGGCAAAAATATCTACACATGGTTGGGACCAGTGCCAACAATACTAATTACACAGCCTGAGTTAATAAAGGATGCTTTCAATAGGATGAACAATTTCCAAAAACAAAGATTAAATCCATATACTCAAATACTTTCAGCTGGACTTCCGAACTACGAGGGCCAGAAATGGGCTAAACACAGGAAGCTTCTCAACCCTGCTTTTCAACTTCATAAGCTCAAg GCTGGAACATGGGAAAAGACGAACCTTAACAAATGGGTAACTGAAAGGATTAAG AGGAAACTTATGAATCAAATGGACTTAGACAGTCAAG atGCATTACTACAAACACAATAG
- the LOC110801865 gene encoding cytochrome P450 72A552 isoform X3: protein MSVLFAFGSVLLCIVILKWLWKLLNGLWLNPKRLEKCLKQQGLVGNSYKFLMGDMKESSTLRAQALNKPIPFTHDYYHRIQPFTHQILNNSCAGKNIYTWLGPVPTILITQPELIKDAFNRMNNFQKQRLNPYTQILSAGLPNYEGQKWAKHRKLLNPAFQLHKLKLMIPAFETCVTDTLNKWEKL from the exons ATGAGCGTTTTATTTGCATTTGGTAGTGTTCTGTTATGCATAGTGATACTAAAATGGTTATGGAAATTACTAAATGGGTTATGGTTAAATCCCAAAAGGCTAGAGAAATGTCTAAAGCAACAAGGCCTTGTTGGTAATTCCTACAAATTTTTGATGGGAGATATGAAAGAAAGCTCTACTTTGCGTGCTCAAGCTTTGAACAAACCCATTCCTTTTACTCATGATTACTACCATCGTATTCAGCCTTTCACCCATCAGATTCTCAACAATTCTT GTGCAGGCAAAAATATCTACACATGGTTGGGACCAGTGCCAACAATACTAATTACACAGCCTGAGTTAATAAAGGATGCTTTCAATAGGATGAACAATTTCCAAAAACAAAGATTAAATCCATATACTCAAATACTTTCAGCTGGACTTCCGAACTACGAGGGCCAGAAATGGGCTAAACACAGGAAGCTTCTCAACCCTGCTTTTCAACTTCATAAGCTCAAg CTTATGATCCCGGCTTTTGAAACCTGCGTTACTGATACACTAAATAAGTGGGAGAAGTTGTGA
- the LOC110801865 gene encoding cytochrome P450 72A552 isoform X1, producing the protein MSVLFAFGSVLLCIVILKWLWKLLNGLWLNPKRLEKCLKQQGLVGNSYKFLMGDMKESSTLRAQALNKPIPFTHDYYHRIQPFTHQILNNSCAGKNIYTWLGPVPTILITQPELIKDAFNRMNNFQKQRLNPYTQILSAGLPNYEGQKWAKHRKLLNPAFQLHKLKAGTWEKTNLNKWVTERIKVWSRHSHYLVFAYIVHGYVV; encoded by the exons ATGAGCGTTTTATTTGCATTTGGTAGTGTTCTGTTATGCATAGTGATACTAAAATGGTTATGGAAATTACTAAATGGGTTATGGTTAAATCCCAAAAGGCTAGAGAAATGTCTAAAGCAACAAGGCCTTGTTGGTAATTCCTACAAATTTTTGATGGGAGATATGAAAGAAAGCTCTACTTTGCGTGCTCAAGCTTTGAACAAACCCATTCCTTTTACTCATGATTACTACCATCGTATTCAGCCTTTCACCCATCAGATTCTCAACAATTCTT GTGCAGGCAAAAATATCTACACATGGTTGGGACCAGTGCCAACAATACTAATTACACAGCCTGAGTTAATAAAGGATGCTTTCAATAGGATGAACAATTTCCAAAAACAAAGATTAAATCCATATACTCAAATACTTTCAGCTGGACTTCCGAACTACGAGGGCCAGAAATGGGCTAAACACAGGAAGCTTCTCAACCCTGCTTTTCAACTTCATAAGCTCAAg GCTGGAACATGGGAAAAGACGAACCTTAACAAATGGGTAACTGAAAGGATTAAGGTTTGGTCTCGCCATTCACATTATTTAGTTTTTGCGTACATTGTTCATGGGTATGTGGTTTAA
- the LOC110801865 gene encoding cytochrome P450 72A552 isoform X4, with the protein MGDMKESSTLRAQALNKPIPFTHDYYHRIQPFTHQILNNSCAGKNIYTWLGPVPTILITQPELIKDAFNRMNNFQKQRLNPYTQILSAGLPNYEGQKWAKHRKLLNPAFQLHKLKAGTWEKTNLNKWVTERIKVWSRHSHYLVFAYIVHGYVV; encoded by the exons ATGGGAGATATGAAAGAAAGCTCTACTTTGCGTGCTCAAGCTTTGAACAAACCCATTCCTTTTACTCATGATTACTACCATCGTATTCAGCCTTTCACCCATCAGATTCTCAACAATTCTT GTGCAGGCAAAAATATCTACACATGGTTGGGACCAGTGCCAACAATACTAATTACACAGCCTGAGTTAATAAAGGATGCTTTCAATAGGATGAACAATTTCCAAAAACAAAGATTAAATCCATATACTCAAATACTTTCAGCTGGACTTCCGAACTACGAGGGCCAGAAATGGGCTAAACACAGGAAGCTTCTCAACCCTGCTTTTCAACTTCATAAGCTCAAg GCTGGAACATGGGAAAAGACGAACCTTAACAAATGGGTAACTGAAAGGATTAAGGTTTGGTCTCGCCATTCACATTATTTAGTTTTTGCGTACATTGTTCATGGGTATGTGGTTTAA
- the LOC110801857 gene encoding uncharacterized protein — translation MGRVSINLVSIAVLAIMFLLCAATAPVLGTTSSEEKQLAVGYKLMLEEMAAIRKAKQDKYESDGQNQKIKTMNSLPNNILNVFELSREESLQCVGQGSYCNNVFGPDCCSTSFACIPPGIVGGVCVA, via the exons ATGGGGAGAGTGTCAATCAACCTTGTTTCTATTGCTGTTTTAGCAATAATGTTCCTGCTCTGTGCTGCAACAG CTCCTGTGCTTGGAACAACTTCTTCTGAAGAAAAGCAATTGGCAGTGGGATATAAACTCATGTTAGAAGAAATGGCAGCAATAAGGAAGGCTAAACAGGATAAATATGAGAGTGATGGTCAAAACCAGAAAATAAAGACGATGAATTCACTACCAAATAACATTCTTAACGTCTTTGAATTGTCTAGGGAGGAAAGTTTGCAGTGTGTGGGACAAGGAAGTTACTGTAACAATGTGTTTGGACCGGATTGTTGCTCTACATCATTCGCATGTATTCCACCTGGTATTGTTGGTGGTGTGTGTGTGGCTTAA